A genome region from Synchiropus splendidus isolate RoL2022-P1 chromosome 5, RoL_Sspl_1.0, whole genome shotgun sequence includes the following:
- the serf2b gene encoding small EDRK-rich factor 2, with translation MTRGNQRELARQKNAKKQSDHGKGKRSDDGLSAAARKQRDAQIMQQKQKQANEGGKSGKESK, from the exons ATGACCA GAGGAAACCAGCGTGAGCTCGCACGCCAGAAAAATGCCAAGAAGCAGAGCGACCACGGCAAAGGCAAGCGATCCGACGACGGGCTGTCAGCTGCCGCTCGCAAGCAGAG GGATGCTCAGATcatgcagcagaagcagaagcaggcCAACGAAGGCGGCAAGAGCGGAAAAGAAAGCAAGTAG